In Streptomyces sp. NBC_01707, a genomic segment contains:
- a CDS encoding glutathione peroxidase, whose translation MTLYDIPLHTLTGEPTTLGTYRGQAVLLVNVASRCGLTPQYAGLERLQKTYGDRGFTVLGVPCNQFAGQEPGSAEEIQTFCSTTYGVSFPLLAKVDVNGDGRHPLYAELTQLADADGEAGDVQWNFEKFLISPAGEPVARIRPRTEPEDPELVTAIEALLPA comes from the coding sequence ATGACTCTGTACGACATTCCCCTTCACACGCTGACCGGAGAGCCGACCACCCTCGGCACGTATCGCGGCCAGGCGGTCCTGCTGGTGAACGTCGCGTCCCGGTGCGGGCTCACTCCGCAGTACGCAGGCCTGGAGCGGCTTCAGAAGACGTACGGGGACCGTGGATTCACCGTGCTCGGCGTGCCGTGCAACCAGTTCGCGGGCCAGGAGCCGGGGAGCGCGGAAGAGATCCAGACGTTCTGCTCGACGACGTACGGGGTCAGCTTCCCGCTGCTGGCCAAGGTCGACGTGAACGGTGACGGACGGCACCCGCTGTACGCGGAACTGACGCAGCTCGCGGACGCGGACGGCGAAGCGGGCGACGTCCAGTGGAACTTCGAGAAGTTCCTGATCTCCCCGGCCGGCGAGCCGGTGGCCCGCATCCGCCCCCGCACGGAGCCGGAGGACCCGGAGCTCGTGACGGCGATCGAGGCCCTGCTCCCCGCCTGA
- a CDS encoding GNAT family N-acetyltransferase — protein MTEATHFAASTPHIEIVSVSGPELITYADELAALLVETVDGGASVGFLAPLDRGAAADWWRGRAAAVDAGDQLVWIARDGERVAGTIGLKPAPLPNARHRAEISKVMVRPSMRGQGLGRSLLAVAEGAAAEAGLTLLVLDTETGSSAERLYRAAGWTECGTIPDYAGDPAGTLKPTTFYYKAIRAAG, from the coding sequence ATGACCGAAGCCACCCACTTCGCCGCTTCAACTCCTCACATCGAGATCGTCTCCGTCTCCGGACCCGAGCTGATCACGTACGCCGACGAGCTGGCAGCTCTCCTGGTGGAGACCGTGGACGGCGGTGCCTCGGTGGGATTCCTGGCGCCGCTCGACCGCGGTGCGGCCGCCGACTGGTGGCGGGGGCGTGCCGCCGCGGTCGACGCGGGCGACCAGCTCGTCTGGATCGCCCGGGACGGTGAGCGGGTGGCGGGAACCATCGGCCTGAAACCGGCCCCGTTGCCGAACGCCCGTCATCGCGCCGAGATCAGCAAGGTGATGGTGCGCCCGTCGATGCGGGGCCAGGGGCTCGGACGCTCGCTGCTGGCCGTGGCCGAGGGCGCGGCGGCCGAGGCCGGTCTGACGCTGCTGGTCCTGGACACCGAGACCGGAAGCTCCGCCGAACGGCTCTACCGTGCGGCCGGCTGGACCGAGTGCGGAACCATTCCGGACTACGCCGGCGACCCGGCCGGGACCTTGAAGCCGACCACGTTCTACTACAAGGCGATTCGGGCGGCCGGGTAG
- a CDS encoding helix-turn-helix domain-containing protein, whose product MRETEGVEPTSVDARLAARLGELRTEHGWSLDELSRRSGVSRSTLSRLERGELSPTASQLGRLCAVYERTMSRLLTEVEAEPPQLVRAARQPVWRDEASGFVRRSVSPPHAGLCAEIIEGTLDAGAGIAYEQAPVPGLEQHIWVLEGTVEITVENTVHTVREGDCLRFRLRGPSHFHCPGPSPVRYAVMIVLP is encoded by the coding sequence GTGAGAGAGACCGAAGGGGTGGAACCGACGTCGGTCGATGCCCGGCTGGCCGCCCGGCTGGGTGAGCTGCGCACCGAGCACGGCTGGTCCCTGGACGAGCTGTCCCGGCGCAGCGGCGTCAGCCGGTCGACGCTGTCGCGCCTGGAGCGCGGCGAGCTGAGCCCGACCGCCTCCCAGCTCGGGCGGTTGTGCGCGGTCTACGAGCGGACGATGTCACGGTTGCTGACGGAGGTGGAGGCGGAGCCCCCGCAGCTGGTGCGCGCCGCGCGTCAGCCGGTGTGGCGGGACGAGGCGTCCGGCTTCGTGCGCCGCTCGGTCTCGCCGCCGCATGCCGGCCTATGTGCCGAGATCATCGAGGGGACGCTCGACGCGGGCGCCGGAATCGCATACGAACAGGCGCCGGTGCCCGGTCTGGAACAGCACATCTGGGTACTGGAGGGAACGGTGGAAATCACCGTCGAGAACACCGTGCACACCGTGCGCGAGGGCGACTGTCTGCGGTTCCGGCTGCGCGGCCCTTCGCACTTCCACTGCCCGGGCCCCAGCCCGGTCCGCTACGCCGTGATGATCGTTCTGCCGTGA